In a genomic window of uncultured Flavobacterium sp.:
- a CDS encoding histidine kinase, producing MSEIRKLKFDIKLQNHIWFWGVYFILNFLRWGAYFNDYRYAFKSNLIEFSLVIPLVYFNLFVLVPKYVLKQQYIKYTVYLLASLFVLYLLKTALTYYIISENIWPEANREYHPFEINHIVAVCIGELYVLAMASSVYLTLTWLRERERNRSLRENQFKIKLKYLENQIQPHFFFNTLNNLYALSLESSDKVPDVIIKLSNLMEYVLYDVKGTRFVPLIKEIDYIQNYIEIEKLRFENVEVTINLESNIDDIVVPPLIFISLVENAFKHGSLNNPNLKIKINCKVIDNKMLDFEILNNFVISQNLNLKGGIGLVNTKKRLKLIYKNNFSLKHNTKFNYYIIRLQIPINDED from the coding sequence TTGAGCGAAATTCGAAAGTTAAAATTTGACATTAAACTTCAAAATCACATTTGGTTCTGGGGTGTATACTTTATACTCAATTTTTTGAGATGGGGCGCTTATTTTAATGATTACCGTTATGCATTCAAATCGAACCTAATTGAATTTTCATTAGTTATTCCCCTGGTCTATTTTAACTTGTTTGTATTAGTTCCCAAATATGTACTCAAACAGCAATACATAAAATACACTGTTTATCTACTCGCAAGTCTCTTTGTACTCTATTTATTAAAAACAGCCCTTACCTATTATATAATATCTGAGAATATCTGGCCGGAAGCAAATCGGGAATATCATCCGTTTGAAATCAATCATATTGTAGCTGTTTGCATTGGTGAATTGTATGTTCTAGCAATGGCATCTTCTGTTTACCTTACTTTGACCTGGTTACGAGAACGAGAAAGAAACAGATCATTAAGAGAGAATCAATTTAAAATCAAATTAAAATATCTTGAAAATCAAATTCAGCCACATTTTTTCTTCAACACATTAAATAATCTTTATGCATTATCATTAGAATCTTCAGACAAGGTTCCTGATGTAATTATAAAACTGTCAAATTTGATGGAATATGTTTTATATGATGTAAAAGGGACAAGATTTGTTCCTTTAATAAAAGAGATTGATTATATTCAAAATTATATCGAAATTGAGAAACTACGCTTTGAGAATGTAGAAGTTACGATAAACTTAGAATCTAATATTGATGATATTGTTGTTCCTCCGCTAATTTTCATTTCTTTGGTCGAGAATGCCTTTAAGCATGGGAGCTTAAACAACCCTAACTTAAAAATAAAGATAAACTGTAAAGTTATTGACAATAAAATGTTAGATTTTGAAATCTTAAATAATTTTGTAATTTCACAAAATCTTAATTTAAAAGGAGGAATTGGACTAGTCAATACCAAAAAACGATTAAAATTAATTTATAAGAACAATTTCAGTTTAAAACATAACACTAAATTCAATTACTATATAATCCGTTTGCAAATACCTATTAATGATGAAGATTAA
- a CDS encoding LytTR family DNA-binding domain-containing protein produces the protein MKIKCVLIDDEPLAIKVLQNYFANFTDFEVIGTFNNSLEALDFINSTSVDAVFLDINMPMMTGFELISLIESKTKVIITTAFREFAAESYDLDVLDYLVKPIPLPRFIKCINKITTEFNLKNNIKVETTKGDSHIFIKVDKKMMKINIEEILFVEGMKEYIKVVTPDKTYITHKSLTSLSEELPADRFLRIHKSYVIALNKVKSIEGNRIQIQSYTIPIGRNYSKEVKNKILE, from the coding sequence ATGAAGATTAAATGCGTGTTGATTGATGATGAGCCATTAGCCATCAAAGTCCTGCAGAATTACTTTGCCAATTTTACAGATTTTGAAGTAATTGGTACATTTAATAATTCTCTGGAAGCGCTCGATTTTATAAACAGCACTTCTGTCGATGCTGTTTTTCTAGACATTAATATGCCCATGATGACAGGATTTGAATTGATTAGTTTAATCGAAAGCAAAACCAAAGTCATTATTACAACTGCATTTAGAGAATTTGCTGCCGAAAGTTATGATCTTGATGTTTTAGATTATTTGGTAAAACCAATCCCGTTACCACGATTTATAAAATGTATTAATAAAATCACAACCGAATTCAATTTAAAAAACAATATTAAAGTAGAAACCACCAAAGGAGATTCTCATATTTTTATTAAAGTCGATAAAAAAATGATGAAAATTAATATTGAAGAAATTTTATTTGTCGAAGGAATGAAGGAATATATAAAAGTTGTAACTCCTGATAAAACCTACATTACACACAAATCTTTAACCTCATTATCGGAAGAATTACCAGCTGACCGCTTCTTACGAATTCACAAATCATACGTAATTGCATTAAATAAAGTAAAATCCATAGAAGGAAATCGAATCCAGATTCAGTCTTATACCATTCCTATTGGCAGAAATTACAGCAAAGAGGTAAAAAACAAAATTCTCGAATAA
- a CDS encoding MFS transporter produces the protein MSSENVQTKWGQFISLIIVFFFWGFVGSANDILIPVFKKVFTLSQVQSQLVAWAFYVSYFVGSIIFFLVSLKMDILQRFGYKKTLSAGLVLSAFGSFLFVPAATMESFPFFLTALFTVGLGFSIQQIVANPLAIKMGSPQTGAHRLTLAGGINSFGTTIGAILLGIALFGMGDDKKTSLSLEDIKLPFIILGLAFIIVAIFMNFSKIEDPVKEEEAIIKHPHQKFNILDYPQLYLGMLGIFIYVGTEVTIISNLPALLKTSEFGSVLEDSIAPFISLYWGSLMIGRWNGGVNVFNTSNLVNRLLKFIVPAIAFGVIIGANKFAAHDVSSFYIYPIWILLFIAVSFVGGKNAGKTLMLFGASGLIMMLAGLVCPDPQIAKFFFISGGLFLSIMWPSIFDLAIAGLGKNTGKASSFLIMMILGGGVIPLVQGSICDIDLTSPNGIFGITWTHFSYIVPLIGFAYLGFYGFYCPKILKRQGISHVEGSGGGH, from the coding sequence ATGAGTTCAGAAAATGTTCAAACCAAATGGGGACAGTTTATCTCTTTGATAATTGTTTTCTTCTTTTGGGGTTTTGTTGGTTCGGCCAATGATATCCTAATTCCAGTATTCAAAAAAGTATTTACTCTATCTCAAGTCCAGTCTCAATTAGTAGCTTGGGCATTTTATGTTTCTTACTTTGTAGGATCAATAATTTTCTTTCTGGTATCCTTAAAAATGGATATTTTACAAAGATTCGGATATAAAAAAACACTTTCTGCTGGATTAGTTCTGTCAGCTTTTGGATCATTTTTATTTGTTCCTGCGGCAACAATGGAAAGCTTTCCATTCTTCTTAACCGCATTATTTACAGTAGGATTAGGTTTTTCAATTCAACAAATTGTAGCAAACCCTTTAGCTATTAAAATGGGAAGCCCACAAACCGGAGCGCACCGTTTAACTTTAGCAGGAGGTATAAACTCTTTCGGAACAACAATTGGAGCTATTTTATTAGGTATTGCATTGTTTGGAATGGGAGATGACAAAAAAACTTCACTTTCATTAGAAGATATTAAACTGCCTTTTATTATTCTTGGACTTGCTTTTATTATCGTTGCCATTTTTATGAACTTCTCTAAAATCGAAGATCCGGTAAAAGAAGAAGAAGCTATAATTAAACACCCACATCAAAAATTCAATATTCTTGACTATCCACAACTATACTTAGGTATGTTAGGAATCTTTATCTACGTTGGAACTGAGGTAACTATCATTAGTAATCTTCCTGCTTTATTAAAAACAAGTGAATTCGGAAGTGTTTTAGAAGATTCAATCGCTCCATTTATTTCTCTTTATTGGGGAAGTTTAATGATTGGTCGTTGGAATGGTGGAGTAAACGTTTTCAATACTTCAAACCTAGTAAATAGACTGTTAAAATTTATTGTTCCTGCTATTGCATTTGGAGTAATTATTGGAGCTAACAAATTTGCTGCACACGACGTTTCTTCATTCTATATCTACCCAATCTGGATCTTGTTATTTATAGCAGTAAGTTTTGTAGGTGGAAAAAATGCCGGAAAAACTTTAATGCTTTTTGGAGCATCAGGCTTAATAATGATGTTAGCCGGATTAGTTTGTCCAGATCCTCAAATTGCTAAATTCTTCTTTATCTCCGGAGGTTTATTCCTATCTATCATGTGGCCTTCTATCTTCGATTTAGCGATTGCAGGTTTAGGAAAAAACACAGGAAAAGCTTCATCTTTCTTAATTATGATGATTCTTGGAGGTGGAGTTATTCCTTTAGTTCAAGGAAGTATTTGTGATATTGACCTTACTAGTCCTAACGGAATATTTGGTATCACATGGACACATTTCTCTTATATCGTACCACTTATTGGTTTTGCATATTTAGGATTCTATGGTTTCTATTGCCCTAAAATCTTAAAACGACAAGGAATTAGCCATGTTGAAGGTAGCGGTGGAGGTCACTAA
- the fsa gene encoding fructose-6-phosphate aldolase, with protein sequence MKFFIDTANLAQIKEAQALGVLDGVTTNPSLMAKEGITGKNNILKHYVDICNLVEGDVSAEVNALDYDGMIKEGEELAELHEQIVVKLPMTKEGVMAAKYFSDKGVKTNVTLVFSVGQALLAAKAGATYVSPFIGRLDDVSTDGLNLIEEIRLVYDNYGYETQILAASVRHTMHIVNCAKIGADVMTGPLSAIYGLLKHPLTDIGLAQFVADFEKGNK encoded by the coding sequence ATGAAATTTTTTATTGACACAGCTAATTTAGCTCAAATTAAAGAAGCACAAGCTTTAGGTGTTTTGGATGGTGTAACAACTAACCCATCTTTGATGGCAAAAGAAGGTATCACTGGAAAAAATAACATCTTGAAGCATTATGTTGACATCTGTAATCTTGTTGAAGGTGATGTAAGTGCTGAAGTAAATGCGCTTGATTATGATGGAATGATTAAGGAAGGTGAGGAGTTGGCTGAATTGCATGAGCAAATCGTAGTAAAATTGCCAATGACTAAGGAAGGTGTTATGGCTGCAAAATATTTTTCGGATAAAGGAGTTAAAACTAATGTAACTCTTGTATTTTCTGTTGGTCAGGCTTTATTGGCTGCAAAAGCTGGAGCTACTTATGTTTCTCCGTTTATTGGTCGTTTAGACGATGTTTCGACTGATGGATTGAATTTGATCGAAGAGATTAGATTGGTATATGATAATTATGGTTATGAAACTCAAATTTTAGCGGCTTCTGTGCGTCATACAATGCATATTGTAAACTGTGCTAAAATTGGTGCTGATGTTATGACTGGACCTCTTTCTGCAATTTACGGATTGTTGAAACACCCATTAACTGATATTGGACTTGCTCAGTTTGTTGCTGATTTCGAAAAAGGGAACAAATAA
- a CDS encoding SDR family oxidoreductase — protein MSKVVLITGGSSGIGKSIGEFLHKKGFVVYGTSRNPEKVLNSIFPLVALDVRNAESIKTAVANIIATSGRLDVVINNAGVGITGPLEEIPMEEIKNNFETNFFGPIEVMKAVLPQMREQKSGLIINITSIAGYMGLPYRSVYSASKGALELITEALRMEVKSFGIEITNVAPGDFATNIASGRYHAPVINGSAYEKVYGDTLATMNDHVDAGSNPDEMAEFVYRIMQEKKPNVHYKVGAFMQKFSIVLKRALPDKVYEKMLMNHYKL, from the coding sequence ATGAGCAAAGTTGTTTTAATTACAGGAGGATCTTCAGGAATTGGAAAATCAATTGGTGAATTTTTACACAAAAAAGGTTTCGTTGTTTACGGAACGAGCAGAAATCCTGAAAAAGTACTGAATTCTATTTTTCCACTTGTAGCCTTAGATGTTCGAAATGCGGAATCAATAAAAACGGCTGTGGCTAATATTATTGCAACTTCAGGAAGATTAGATGTTGTAATTAATAATGCAGGTGTTGGTATTACTGGTCCGTTAGAAGAAATTCCGATGGAAGAAATCAAGAACAATTTTGAGACTAACTTTTTTGGTCCAATTGAAGTTATGAAAGCTGTTTTGCCACAAATGCGTGAACAAAAATCGGGTTTGATTATTAATATTACTTCAATTGCCGGTTATATGGGGTTGCCATATCGTAGCGTTTATTCGGCATCAAAAGGAGCTTTAGAATTAATTACTGAGGCTTTGCGTATGGAAGTTAAATCTTTTGGAATTGAGATTACGAATGTAGCGCCGGGTGATTTTGCAACTAATATTGCTTCAGGTCGCTATCATGCGCCTGTTATAAATGGTTCTGCTTACGAAAAAGTTTATGGAGATACGCTGGCAACTATGAATGATCATGTTGATGCAGGAAGTAATCCAGATGAAATGGCTGAGTTTGTTTATAGAATAATGCAGGAAAAAAAGCCTAATGTTCATTATAAGGTTGGGGCTTTTATGCAAAAATTCTCGATTGTTTTAAAACGTGCTCTTCCGGATAAAGTATACGAAAAAATGTTAATGAATCATTATAAGTTGTAA